In a single window of the Drosophila albomicans strain 15112-1751.03 chromosome 3, ASM965048v2, whole genome shotgun sequence genome:
- the LOC117569407 gene encoding uncharacterized protein LOC117569407 gives MTMPKNSVTHNTDQIALSYLLDKVHDDILVSTDSYHFRKPMKNNGVQKNIDLQTIGQNDYLQDIQKIVDNCVKCKGDDAKHTICARNMLEHARIKMKESEHFFIQLEANIVQHLKQAKANYWLRVRL, from the coding sequence atgACGATGCCCAAGAATTCGGTGACCCACAACACAGATCAGATTGCATTGTCATACCTCTTGGACAAGGTGCACGATGATATTCTCGTCTCAACCGATAGTTATCACTTTCGAAAACCAATGAAAAATAATGGAGTTCAGAAAAACATAGATTTGCAAACTATTGGGCAGAACGATTACTTGCAGGACATTCAAAAGATTGTGGACAACTGTGTGAAATGCAAAGGCGATGACGCAAAACACACGATCTGCGCCAGAAATATGTTGGAGCATGCGCGCATTAAGATGAAGGAGTCCGAGCATTTCTTCATTCAACTTGAGGCTAACATTGTGCAACATCTAAAACAGGCAAAGGCAAATTACTGGTTGCGGGTACGACTCTGA
- the LOC117567037 gene encoding uncharacterized protein LOC117567037, with the protein MRERSQTAPRRRRAGPKQALPVVESPYNIDNTEDIYGTTLLPSQRCYVDPWDLENYDYVRKKMDTDVAPAAVPDYETALDYEQASQSPSPTAAPVYGYGNGLTMASTMPRPHTRRVSRNQCQLECCRLPTHVQSQSRSRSMLHKEPIYAARSELYGAPPSRYDDYMATMTRQLHLDDDYQPEQDLYAEQRQLYNGYGGVSSASSTEQHSSIGGDEMPSMPLPRRAATMQRRPMPSQEKRPSYGTGYGTAPHPRRKRSAATKSMAANLTAPQIDFPAPPPLSPAYDYCNPYATMPYCSLPDCAECQQQATSLIYAAPSTLYGTLAGGRAAAMQSCDSPSDSSLYAGIYARKFGLSKKGLLQIDYSCSWNDLDRVMGRNY; encoded by the exons ATGCGGGAACGCAGTCAAACAGCTCCGCGACGACGTCGTGCGGGTCCCAAACAGGCATTGCCTGTGGTGGAATCACCCTACAACATTGACAACACAGAGGATATTTATGGGACGACTCTCTTGCCCTCACAGCGCTGCTATGTGGATCCCTGGGATCTGGAGAATTACGATTATGTGCGCAAGAAAATGGACACAGATGTTGCCCCAGCTGCGGTGCCCGACTATGAGACGGCTCTGGACTACGAACAGGCATCGCAGTCGCCAAGTCCAACGGCGGCGCCAGTTTATGGCTATGGCAATGGCTTGACCATGGCCTCCaccatgccacgcccacacacgaGACGCGTATCACGTAATCAGTGTCAGCTGGAGTGCTGTCGTCTCCCAACTCACGTCCAAAGTcagagtcgcagtcgcagcatGCTGCACAAGGAACCGATTTATGCGGCACGCAGTGAACTCTATGGGGCACCACCTAGTCGCTATGATGACTATATGGCCACCATGACCAGGCAGCTGCATCTGGACGATGACTACCAGCCGGAGCAGGATCTGTATGCCGAGCAGCGGCAGCTTTACAACGGCTATGGAG GTGTATCCAGTGCCAGCTCGACCGAGCAGCACTCATCCATCGGCGGCGATGAGATGCCTTCCATGCCGCTGCCACGAAGAGCGGCCACAATGCAGCGTCGTCCCATGCCCAGTCAAGAGAAGCGTCCCAGCTATGGCACAGGATACGGCACAGCGCCGCATCCGCGACGCAAGCGAAGCGCAGCTACCAAGTCAATGGCAGCCAATCTGACAGCACCACAGATTGATTTCCCCGCACCACCGCCGCTCTCGCCCGCCTATGACTATTGCAATCCCTATGCTACGATGCCCTATTGCAGCCTACCGGATTGTGCCGAGTGCCAACAGCAGGCGACCTCTCTCATCTATGCCGCCCCATCCACGCTCTACGGCACTCTGGCGGGCGGAAGAGCGGCCGCAATGCAGTCATGCGATTCACCCAGCGACTCGTCGCTCTACGCCGGAATTTATGCCCGTAAATTTGGCTTGAGCAAGAAGGGTCTGTTGCAGATCGATTATTCCTGCAGCTGGAATGATTTAGATCGTGTCATGGGTCGTAACTACTGA
- the LOC117567040 gene encoding cytochrome b-c1 complex subunit 7-like, producing MASYIARKGPLVFSSLGKWAYNMSGFNQYGLYRDDCLYENEDVTEAVRRLPRKLYDERNYRIMRALHLSMTKTILPKEQWTQYEEDVKYLEPYLKEVIAEREEREQWNKTH from the coding sequence ATGGCGAGTTACATTGCTAGAAAGGGTCCATTAGTGTTTTCCAGCCTTGGAAAGTGGGCCTACAATATGTCTGGATTCAACCAATACGGTTTATACCGTGATGATTGCCTCTATGAGAATGAAGATGTGACTGAAGCTGTTCGACGTCTGCCTCGCAAATTATACGATGAGCGCAACTATCGAATAATGCGCGCTTTGCATTTGTCGATGACCAAGACAATATTGCCCAAGGAGCAATGGACACAGTACGAGGAGGACGTCAAGTACTTGGAGCCCTATCTTAAGGAAGTTATCGCTGAGCGCGAGGAACGTGAGCAATGGAATAAGACTCATTGA
- the LOC117571513 gene encoding uncharacterized protein LOC117571513: MKLALALSALLMLVYTVLIDGLNYTTSSTSSSSGPKICVLSDCNYFSTSNVCGRYGSSNLCKRFNNSCLLRYEGCVSSVAYTTVSLSMCSGISVGTRRRCASSLREKDFDNEY, from the exons ATGAAACTAGCATTGGCCCTATCAGCTCTATTGATGCTGGTGTACACCGTTTTGATAGACGGTCTAAACTACACGACGAGcagcacaagcagcagcagtggacCGAAGATCTGTGTTCTCTCAGATTGCAACTATTTCTCTACGAGCAATGTGTGCGGTCGCTATGGAAGTTCCAATCTCTGCAAGCGCTTCAACAACAGCTGTTTACTCCGCTACGAGGGATGCGTCAGTTCTGTAGCCTACACGACTGTTTCTCTCTCCATGTGCTCCGGGATATCAGTTGGCACTCGCAGACGATGcgcatcatc ACTGAGAGAAAAGGACTTTGATAACGAATACTGA
- the LOC127565456 gene encoding uncharacterized protein LOC127565456 — protein MNAVLLISLALVLVPLATSTTSLVRCRVRALANCDRTKKVCLRFSRTNLCELFRNECQQKLANCNNNGGLTQAFYEKANLKYCKGLSMNQRLPCASI, from the exons ATGAATGCTGTTCTGTTGATTTCTCTTGCTCTGGTCTTGGTTCCGTTAGCCACATCCACGACCAGTCTGGTTCGCTGCCGTGTTCGAGCTTTGGCTAATTGCGATCGAACCAAAAAAGTATGTCTTCGATTCTCTCGTACAAATCTCTGTGAACTCTTTCGAAACGAGTGCCAACAAAAATTGGCCAACTGCAATAACAACGGAGGCCTAACACAAGCAT ttTACGAAAAAgctaatttgaaatattgcaaAGGACTGTCGATGAATCAAAGGTTACCCTGTGCATCAATTTAA